A stretch of the Lactuca sativa cultivar Salinas chromosome 9, Lsat_Salinas_v11, whole genome shotgun sequence genome encodes the following:
- the LOC111903928 gene encoding uncharacterized protein LOC111903928, giving the protein MQQTTNQPSPTTQPTVQVEAGSSRKGKGKGKSKGKSIAVESENADVPQWWTPEEEYALMAAWCATSNEELRGNGMKKGAYWGAVLDKFHAILRKNLYRNNDMLSSKWGMITKRCSKFNGIYNRIAAQQQSGTNEFDLFKAAKEQYRVEMGHVFDFEKSWELLRADPKWNKTPTSSEVQSKRSRNSSSVDVSDARTNIDLNADDDEIPNDIQEISPPRRPPGRDKARRAARHAEEVETRAKDAAEMRAKFDELNLLIKEKNELKRRHLEFLESQAREKREQKERELMTQQLSILRTSKDGLAPADLTVLQAMKEQIRKKYLG; this is encoded by the coding sequence ATGCAACAAACAACCAATCAACCGTCGCCTACAACACAACCAACAGTTCAAGTGGAAGCGGGAAGTAGTaggaaagggaaagggaaaggaaaaTCAAAAGGGAAATCAATAGCGGTGGAATCTGAAAATGCTGACGTTCCACAATGGTGGACACCGGAGGAGGAATACGCTTTGATGGCGGCTTGGTGTGCTACTTCAAATGAGGAACTTcgtggaaatggaatgaaaaaagGAGCTTATTGGGGGGCGGTGCTCGACAAGTTTCACGCTATTTTAAGGAAAAATCTGTATCGCAACAACGACATGTTGAGCAGCAAATGGGGTATGATTACTAAGCGGTGCAGCAAATTCAACGGTATTTACAACCGGATTGCGGCGCAACAACAAAGTGGAACCAAcgaatttgatttgttcaaagcTGCTAAGGAACAATATCGGGTCGAAATGGGTCatgtttttgattttgaaaaatcatgggaattGTTGCGAGCAGATCCAAAGTGGAATAAAACGCCTACATCGTCGGAGGTTCAATCCAAAAGGTCTCGCAATTCTAGTTCGGTCGACGTGTCGGACGCACGGACTAACATCGACCTAAACGCCGATGACGATGAGATCCCGAATGATATCCAAGAGATATCCCCACCACGACGACCGCCCGGACGCGACAAAGCGAGGCGCGCTGCAAGACATGCGGAGGAGGTGGAGACGAGAGCAAAAGATGCGGCGGAAATGAGAGCGAAATTCGACGAACTTAATttgttaataaaagaaaaaaatgagttGAAACGTCGTCATTTGGAATTTCTGGAAAGTCAAGCACGGGAGAAGCGGGAGCAAAAAGAGAGGGAACTAATGACACAACAGTTGTCAATTCTTCGGACAAGCAAGGATGGTTTAGCACCTGCTGATCTAACGGTGCTACAAGCAATGAAGGAACAAATTAGGAAAAAATATTTGGGTTGA
- the LOC111903971 gene encoding EPIDERMAL PATTERNING FACTOR-like protein 9 produces MITNSCVLQTKPTMASPSKTNLLVFLIWVTLIIQGIAGSRTVTLLPHQNSELHLQVKKNVVLRRRTMIGSVKPTCTYNECRGCRSRCRAEQVPVEGNDPINSAYHYRCVCHR; encoded by the exons atgattaCCAATTCATGTGTTCTTCAAACCAAACCAACAATGGCTTCCCCATCAAAAACCAACTTACTCGTCTTCTTAATTTGGGTAACACTAATCATCCAAG GGATTGCAGGATCCAGAACAGTAACTCTACTTCCTCATCAGAACTCTGAGTTACACTTGCAGGTGAAAAAG AATGTAGTCCTGAGGAGAAGAACAATGATCGGGTCAGTGAAGCCAACTTGTACGTACAACGAATGCAGAGGGTGCAGGTCGAGGTGCAGAGCTGAGCAAGTTCCAGTTGAAGGAAACGACCCGATAAACAGTGCTTACCATTATAGATGTGTTTGTCATAGGTaa